A single region of the Sorghum bicolor cultivar BTx623 chromosome 9, Sorghum_bicolor_NCBIv3, whole genome shotgun sequence genome encodes:
- the LOC110430433 gene encoding uncharacterized protein LOC110430433 yields the protein MAHVVFNHVGGKPPMFDGTTSFDQWKRKMKMHLGTIHTKVWNVTNNDFVILDPDNLTDKDEINQQYNNAALNAIYQGIDSKVFEQIKDLEKASEVWQRLIEIYEGNQNVKSAKLYMLKDKLFNFKIEKDESIPEMFYRLQVIVNDLKNLGEKVKDEDFSHKFLMCLPKRFSTLRRMIFREGLSKVTRNEVLGDIMTDAQYNDDLSEGEEDKREKNDKKEKSMAFKASSSSKGKRKKEESSEEEMDSDDRLWHF from the coding sequence atGGCTCATgttgtgttcaaccatgttgggggcaaaccaccaatGTTTGATGGCACCACATCGTTTGATCAatggaagagaaagatgaagatGCACCTTGGTACCATTCATACCAAAGTGTGGAATGTGACCAATAATGACTTTGTTATCCTTGATCCCGATAATCTCACCGACAAGGATGAAATCAACCAACAATACAATAATGCCGCTCTAAATGCCATATATCAAGGGATTGATTCAAAAGTGTTTGAACaaatcaaagatcttgagaaagcaagtgaagtgtggcaaAGATTGATTGAGATATATGAGGGCAACCAAAATGTCAAGAGTGCCaagttgtatatgctcaaggacaagctattcaACTTCAAGATAGAAAAAGATGAGTCTATTCCTGAAATGTTCTATAGACTCCAAGTGATTGTCAATGATCTCAAGAACCTTGGAGAGAAAGTGAAGGACGAGGACTTCTCACATAAGTTCCTCATGTGTTTGCCAAAGAGATTCTCTACTTTGAGAAGAATGATCTTTAGAGAAGGATTGAGCAAGGTGACTCGAAATGAAGTGCTTGGTGACATAATGACCGATGCTCAATACAATGATGATCTTAGTGAAGGAGAAGAGGACAAGAGGGAAAAGAatgacaagaaagagaagagtatggcattcaagGCTTCATCCTCCTCCAAGGGcaagagaaagaaagaagagTCAAGTGAGGAAGAAATGGATAGTGATGATAGGCTATGGCACTTCTAG